The following are encoded together in the Phragmites australis chromosome 19, lpPhrAust1.1, whole genome shotgun sequence genome:
- the LOC133900820 gene encoding uncharacterized protein LOC133900820 produces MSSGSLLKVVAKNFDVLAGPLITLAYPLYASVKAIETKSPVDDQQWLTYWVLYSLITLFELTFASIIQWLPFWPSMKLIFICWLVLPYFNGAAYVYQNYVRPAFVKNQMVNIWYVPQKKGLFGKSDDFLTALDKFIEENGTDALKKLANKAGKSFKQSGKSSKETKSSKESKESKSSKESKESKSLKELKESKPSKDAKHPKSPKDSKEPKPSKDSKSPKDSKEPKRLLKDSKGLKKALKDSKEQESQKDQNEPKPKKINKRVTFAEVEPEKELKASNSDWHTSSDYHSTYPEQNSWTSSFMFFEDENSYWNRGPLD; encoded by the exons ATGAGCTCCGGATCTTTGCTCAAGGTCGTTGCCAAGAACTTCGATGTTCTTGCAGG GCCTTTGATCACACTGGCTTATCCTTT GTATGCCTCAGTTAAGGCAATAGAAACCAAATCTCCTGTGGATGATCAACAATGGCTCACATATTGGGTGTTGTACTCATTAATAACACTGTTTGAGCTCACGTTTGCATCAATTATTCAGTG GCTTCCTTTCTGGCCCTCTATGAAATTGATATTTATTTGCTGGCTTGTCTTGCCATACTTTAATGGTGCAGCCTATGTATACCAAAATTACGTGAGACCTGCCTTTGTTAAGAACCAGATGGTCAACATTTGGTATGTCCCTCAGAAAAAGGGCCTTTTTGGCAAATCTGATGACTTCCTCACAGCACTTGATAAGTTCATTGAAGAAAATGGGACTGATGCTCTCAAGAAACTGGCGAACAAG GCTGGCAAGTCATTTAAACAGTCGGGGAAATcatcaaaagaaacaaaatcgTCGAAGGAGTCGAAAGAATCAAAATCGTCGAAGGAGTCGAAAGAATCAAAATCATTAAAGGAGTTGAAAGAATCAAAGCCATCAAAAGATGCAAAACATCCCAAGTCACCGAAAGATTCAAAAGAGCCGAAGCCGTCAAAGGATTCAAAGTCACCTAAGGATTCCAAAGAACCGAAGAGGCTACTGAAAGATTCGAAAGGACTGAAGAAAGCACTGAAAGATTCGAAAGAACAGGAATCAcagaaagatcaaaatgagccTAAACCAAAGAAGATCAACAAGCGCGTGACGTTTGCCGAGGTGGAGCCTGAAAAGGAACTCAAGGCCTCCAACAGTGACTGGCATACATCCTCTGATTATCACAGCACGTATCCTGAGCAAAATTCATGGACTAGCAGCTTCATGTTCTTCGAGGACGAAAATAGTTACTGGAACCGGGGCCCTCTAGACTG A
- the LOC133900481 gene encoding transcription factor BHLH062-like: MVAESESSDSLPGSSNAAAEKPVNGSLDQRSQEKAPKKTHKAEREKLKRDHLNDLFLELSSMLDLDRQNTGKASVLGDAARVLRDLVTQVESLRKEQSALLYEHQYVSSEKNELQDENTTLEARISELQNELRARMGNNTVNLSSVVMSHPMANATTSPDLATQSMSHQIWSSVPNLSTVAMTHSTRTLSPLHNQQHHSADAAQIYAPRPQELQLFPGTSSSPERECSRLRRAPATSSSLTDSLPGHLRLSLPQSSQEESSSGVSRRRKERKNG; this comes from the exons ATGGTGGCTGAGTCGGAGAGCTCAGATTCACTGCCTGGCAGTTCAAATGCTGCTGCCGAGAAGCCCGTTAATGG GTCTCTTGACCAAAGATCTCAGGAAAAGGCTCCAAAGAAAACTCATAAAGCTGAACGAGAGAAGCTTAAGCGTGACCACTTGAATGACCTTTTTCTTGAGCTCAGCAGTATGCTAG ATCTAGATCGACAAAATACCGGAAAAGCTTCAGTATTAGGTGATGCTGCGCGAGTGCTGCGAGATCTGGTTACTCAAGTGGAATCTCTTAGAAAGGAACAGTCTGCTCTTCTATATGAACATCAATAT GTCAGCTCAGAGAAGAATGAGCTGCAAGATGAAAACACTACACTCGAAGCTCGAATATCAGAACTACAAAATGAGCTTCGTGCAAGGATGGGAAACAACACCGTCAATCTAAGCAGTGTTGTGATGTCACATCCTATGGCGAATGCTACTACTAGTCCTGATTTAGCGACTCAATCCATGTCTCATCAGATATGGAGCAGCGTTCCTAATTTAAGCACCGTGGCCATGACACACTCAACAAGAACACTATCACCGTTGCACAATCAGCAGCATCACTCTGCTGATGCTGCTCAAATTTACGCACCACGGCCTCAGGAGTTGCAGCTTTTTCCCGGGACATCATCGTCACCAGAGCGTGAATGTTCCCGACTTAGAAGGGCCCCGGCAACTTCTTCAAGCCTGACGGATTCTTTGCCAGGGCACCTTCGTTTAAGCCTTCCACAATCATCTCAAGAAGAAAGCAGCAGCGGTGTATCACGCAGAAGAAAAGAACGGAAAAACGGTTAG
- the LOC133900480 gene encoding probable methyltransferase PMT2: MAMKGGSGARSPLSLVVAMALCCFFYVLGAWQRSGYGKGDTIAAAVNRETACGSDGVAAGLSFETHHGDSGGNASASFGGDDAPPVFAPCAAALADHTPCHDQERAMTFPRKNMVYRERHCPPDGERLRCLVPAPPGYVTPFPWPKSRDYVPFANAPYKSLTVEKAVQNWVQYEGAVFRFPGGGTQFPQGADKYIDQLASVVPFAGGHVRTVLDTGCGVASLGAYLDSRGVIAMSFAPRDSHEAQVQFALERGVPAFIGVLGSVKLPFPPRSFDMAHCSRCLIPWGGNGGMYMMEIDRVLRPGGYWVLSGPPINWKVNHKAWERTEADLAAEQQRIEEYAAMLCWEKITEIHEIGIWRKRLDPAAACPSRPPVRTCDAANPDDVWYKNMETCITPHDGAGAGELQPFPARLTAVPPRISSGAVSGFTAESYAEENRRWERHVKAYKKVNYKLDSERYRNIMDMNAGVGGFAAAIFSPKSWVMNVVPTAAELSTLGVIYERGLIGMYHDWCEAFSTYPRTYDLIHANGIFTLYRDKCKMEDILLEMDRILRPEGTVIIRDDVEILLKVQRTVKGMRWKTLMANHEDSPHIPEKVLFAVKRYWTAGDKGSEEKKKGSSSEGKGSEG; the protein is encoded by the exons ATGGCGATGAAGGGCGGCTCGGGGGCGCGGAGCCCGCTGAGCCTGGTGGTCGCCATGGCGCTGTGCTGCTTCTTCTACGTGCTCGGCGCGTGGCAGCGCAGCGGCTACGGCAAGGGCGACACCATCGCGGCGGCGGTCAACCGGGAGACGGCCTGCGGCTCCGACGGCGTCGCCGCAGGGCTCAGCTTCGAGACGCACCACGGCGACAGCGGAGGCAACGCGTCGGCGTCGTTCGGCGGGGACGATGCGCCGCCGGTGTTCGCGCCGtgcgcggcggcgctggcggacCACACGCCGTGCCACGACCAGGAGCGCGCCATGACTTTCCCGCGCAAGAACATGGTGTACCGTGAGCGGCACTGCCCGCCGGACGGCGAGCGGCTGCGGTGCCTGGTCCCGGCCCCGCCGGGGTACGTGACGCCGTTCCCGTGGCCCAAGAGCCGCGACTACGTGCCCTTCGCCAACGCGCCGTACAAGAGCCTCACCGTCGAGAAGGCCGTCCAGAACTGGGTCCAGTACGAGGGCGCCGTCTTCCGCTTCCCCGGCGGCGGCACGCAGTTCCCCCAAGGCGCTGACAAGTACATCGACCAGCTCGCCTCCGTCGTCCCCTTCGCCGGCGGCCACGTCCGCACCGTCCTCGACACTGGCTGCGGC GTGGCGAGCCTGGGCGCGTACCTGGACTCCCGCGGCGTGATCGCCATGTCTTTCGCGCCGCGCGACTCGCACGAGGCGCAGGTGCAGTTCGCGCTGGAGCGCGGCGTGCCGGCCTTCATCGGCGTCCTCGGCTCCGTCAAGCTCCCCTTCCCGCCGCGCTCCTTCGACATGGCACACTGCTCCCGCTGCCTCATCCCCTGGGGCGGCAACG GCGGGATGTACATGATGGAGATCGACCGCGTTCTCCGGCCTGGCGGCTACTGGGTGCTCTCCGGCCCGCCGATCAACTGGAAGGTGAACCACAAGGCGTGGGAACGCACGGAGGCGGACCTCGCCGCCGAGCAGCAGCGGATCGAGGAGTATGCCGCCATGCTCTGCTGGGAGAAGATCACCGAGATCCACGAGATCGGCATCTGGCGGAAGCGGCTGGACCCCGCCGCGGCGTGTCCGTCCAGGCCGCCGGTCCGGACGTGCGACGCGGCTAACCCCGACGACGTCTG GTACAAGAACATGGAGACGTGCATCACGCCGCACGACGGTGCCGGCGCGGGTGAGCTTCAACCGTTCCCGGCGCGGCTAACGGCCGTGCCTCCGCGGATATCCTCCGGCGCTGTGTCAGGTTTCACAGCAGAGTCCTACGCTGAGGAGAACCGGCGTTGGGAGAGGCACGTGAAGGCGTACAAGAAGGTGAACTACAAGCTCGATAGCGAGCGGTACCGGAACATCATGGACATGAACGCCGGCGTGGGCGGCTTCGCCGCGGCCATCTTCTCCCCCAAGTCGTGGGTCATGAACGTCGTGCCAACGGCCGCTGAGCTCTCCACCCTCGGCGTCATCTACGAGAGGGGCCTCATCGGCATGTACCATGACTG gtGTGAAGCATTCTCCACTTACCCAAGAACCTATGACCTCATCCATGCCAATGGCATCTTCACCCTCTACAGGGACAA GTGCAAGATGGAGGACATCCTGCTGGAGATGGACCGGATTCTGCGCCCCGAGGGCACGGTGATCATCCGGGACGACGTCGAAATCCTGCTGAAGGTGCAGAGGACGGTGAAGGGAATGCGGTGGAAGACGTTGATGGCGAATCACGAGGACAGCCCGCACATCCCTGAGAAGGTGCTCTTCGCCGTAAAGCGGTACTGGACCGCCGGCGACAAGGGTtcggaggagaagaaaaagggcAGTTCTTCAGAAGGCAAGGGTTCAGAAGGGTGA
- the LOC133900640 gene encoding cysteine-rich receptor-like protein kinase 10 isoform X1 translates to MILIVLLTLGFAPMVAGQPWQIYGTTGNYTANSTYQSNIESLQDILDPGGSISLFDKGSRGDVPDEVYTLVFCRSDVNDSACRACVADAFKGARQLCGLSRDATVFYDMCLLSYSNEDILGTDLNNRFNASENASAVVAGPLILMNITTEPMFPGWDTHDRVQAAIIDEVKQLLNETIQQMFTSTRQYYAATRKVTDHGNVTFPALYSMAQCTPDLVEDLCYACLKNFIGLATANFAGRQGGRILGLRCNLRYDTYQFYGGEPTSTTSGSLNSVVPSPAPPIVVPTQKYKKPMNKVLVIALVAPLLALFICVIVSFRFMRRHIKGKAKMNVHEGEELIWGLEGRSSEFMIYDFSQVLEATGNFSEENKLGQGGFGPVYKGRFPDGLEIAVKRLASHSGQGFTEFNDLHS, encoded by the exons ATGATCCTCATCGTCCTGCTTACCCTTGGCTTCGCGCCGATGGTCGCCGGCCAACCCTGGCAGATCTACGGCACCACCGGCAATTACACGGCCAACAGCACATACCAATCCAACATCGAGTCCCTACAGGACATCCTCGATCCTGGCGGCTCCATCAGCCTATTCGACAAAGGATCCCGGGGCGACGTCCCGGACGAAGTCTACACCCTCGTGTTCTGCCGCAGCGACGTGAACGACTCCGCCTGCCGCGCCTGCGTCGCCGACGCGTTCAAGGGCGCGCGGCAGCTGTGCGGGCTCAGCAGGGACGCGACCGTCTTCTACGACATGTGCCTCCTCAGCTACTCCAACGAGGACATCCTTGGCACGGACCTCAATAACCGTTTCAATGCTTCGGAAAATGCTTCGGCAGTAGTTGCTGGTCCGCTCATCCTGATGAACATCACCACGGAGCCCATGTTTCCCGGTTGGGACACCCACGATCGAGTCCAGGCGGCAATCATCGACGAAGTCAAGCAGCTGCTGAACGAAACAATACAGCAAATGTTCACCTCCACGAGGCAGTACTATGCCGCAACCCGCAAGGTCACAGATCATGGAAACGTCACCTTTCCGGCGCTCTACTCCATGGCGCAGTGCACGCCGGACTTGGTAGAGGATCTCTGCTATGCCTGCCTCAAGAATTTCATCGGCTTGGCGACGGCGAATTTCGCCGGGCGGCAAGGAGGACGGATTCTTGGCCTGCGGTGTAATTTGAGGTACGATACATATCAGTTCTACGGCGGTGAGCCCACGTCGACGACCTCTGGGTCGTTGAATTCTGTTGTTCCAAGTCCAGCACCGCCGATTGTTGTGCCCACGCAGAAATACAAGA AGCCCATGAACAAAGTTTTGGTCATTGCCTTGGTTGCCCCACTACTTGCATTGTTTATCTGCGTCATCGTTTCCTTCAGATTCATGAGAAGGCACATAAAAG GTAAGGCTAAGATGAATGTGCATGAAGGTGAAGAACTAATTTGGGGACTAGAAGGAAGGAGTTCAGAATTCATGATTTATGACTTTTCACAAGTATTAGAGGCTACAGGTAATTTCTcggaagaaaacaaacttgGGCAAGGAGGCTTTGGTCCTGTATACAAG GGCCGATTTCCTGATGGTTTGGAGATAGCAGTTAAGAGACTTGCCTCACATTCAGGGCAAGGCTTCACAGAGTTTAATGACTTGCATTCCTGA
- the LOC133900640 gene encoding cysteine-rich receptor-like protein kinase 10 isoform X2, giving the protein MILIVLLTLGFAPMVAGQPWQIYGTTGNYTANSTYQSNIESLQDILDPGGSISLFDKGSRGDVPDEVYTLVFCRSDVNDSACRACVADAFKGARQLCGLSRDATVFYDMCLLSYSNEDILGTDLNNRFNASENASAVVAGPLILMNITTEPMFPGWDTHDRVQAAIIDEVKQLLNETIQQMFTSTRQYYAATRKVTDHGNVTFPALYSMAQCTPDLVEDLCYACLKNFIGLATANFAGRQGGRILGLRCNLRYDTYQFYGGEPTSTTSGSLNSVVPSPAPPIVVPTQKYKSKAKMNVHEGEELIWGLEGRSSEFMIYDFSQVLEATGNFSEENKLGQGGFGPVYKGRFPDGLEIAVKRLASHSGQGFTEFNDLHS; this is encoded by the exons ATGATCCTCATCGTCCTGCTTACCCTTGGCTTCGCGCCGATGGTCGCCGGCCAACCCTGGCAGATCTACGGCACCACCGGCAATTACACGGCCAACAGCACATACCAATCCAACATCGAGTCCCTACAGGACATCCTCGATCCTGGCGGCTCCATCAGCCTATTCGACAAAGGATCCCGGGGCGACGTCCCGGACGAAGTCTACACCCTCGTGTTCTGCCGCAGCGACGTGAACGACTCCGCCTGCCGCGCCTGCGTCGCCGACGCGTTCAAGGGCGCGCGGCAGCTGTGCGGGCTCAGCAGGGACGCGACCGTCTTCTACGACATGTGCCTCCTCAGCTACTCCAACGAGGACATCCTTGGCACGGACCTCAATAACCGTTTCAATGCTTCGGAAAATGCTTCGGCAGTAGTTGCTGGTCCGCTCATCCTGATGAACATCACCACGGAGCCCATGTTTCCCGGTTGGGACACCCACGATCGAGTCCAGGCGGCAATCATCGACGAAGTCAAGCAGCTGCTGAACGAAACAATACAGCAAATGTTCACCTCCACGAGGCAGTACTATGCCGCAACCCGCAAGGTCACAGATCATGGAAACGTCACCTTTCCGGCGCTCTACTCCATGGCGCAGTGCACGCCGGACTTGGTAGAGGATCTCTGCTATGCCTGCCTCAAGAATTTCATCGGCTTGGCGACGGCGAATTTCGCCGGGCGGCAAGGAGGACGGATTCTTGGCCTGCGGTGTAATTTGAGGTACGATACATATCAGTTCTACGGCGGTGAGCCCACGTCGACGACCTCTGGGTCGTTGAATTCTGTTGTTCCAAGTCCAGCACCGCCGATTGTTGTGCCCACGCAGAAATACAAGA GTAAGGCTAAGATGAATGTGCATGAAGGTGAAGAACTAATTTGGGGACTAGAAGGAAGGAGTTCAGAATTCATGATTTATGACTTTTCACAAGTATTAGAGGCTACAGGTAATTTCTcggaagaaaacaaacttgGGCAAGGAGGCTTTGGTCCTGTATACAAG GGCCGATTTCCTGATGGTTTGGAGATAGCAGTTAAGAGACTTGCCTCACATTCAGGGCAAGGCTTCACAGAGTTTAATGACTTGCATTCCTGA